From Balneola sp. MJW-20, the proteins below share one genomic window:
- the hisH gene encoding imidazole glycerol phosphate synthase subunit HisH — MIAILKYKAGNIKSVANALDRLGEHYFLAEKPNELESARAVIFPGVGHAGAAMESLKEKGIDEWLKNTEKMVLGICVGMQLMFESSVEGNTQGLGVIPGVLKKFDEKEAKVPHMGWNNINKDSDHPLLKGISTKQYLYFVHSYYAPVSEHTIATCNYINDFTAAVAKDNFMGVQFHPEKSGSVGSMVLQNFLDVVYSPEKIKAE; from the coding sequence ATGATCGCAATCCTTAAATACAAAGCTGGTAACATCAAATCGGTGGCAAACGCCCTCGATAGACTTGGTGAACACTATTTTCTGGCGGAGAAACCAAACGAGCTTGAAAGTGCCCGTGCAGTTATATTCCCGGGCGTAGGTCATGCAGGTGCCGCAATGGAATCTCTGAAAGAGAAAGGGATTGATGAATGGCTTAAAAATACCGAGAAGATGGTATTGGGTATATGTGTTGGGATGCAGCTCATGTTTGAGTCTTCCGTTGAAGGTAACACTCAGGGACTGGGAGTTATCCCCGGAGTATTGAAAAAGTTTGATGAAAAAGAGGCTAAAGTGCCTCACATGGGCTGGAATAATATTAATAAAGATTCTGATCACCCCCTGCTAAAAGGGATCAGTACAAAACAATACCTGTACTTTGTGCATAGCTACTATGCACCGGTAAGTGAACACACCATTGCTACCTGTAACTACATCAATGATTTTACAGCGGCCGTTGCCAAAGATAATTTCATGGGAGTTCAGTTTCACCCGGAGAAATCAGGAAGTGTGGGGTCAATGGTACTGCAGAATTTCCTGGACGTGGTCTACTCACCTGAGAAAATAAAAGCTGAATAA
- the hisA gene encoding 1-(5-phosphoribosyl)-5-[(5-phosphoribosylamino)methylideneamino]imidazole-4-carboxamide isomerase, whose translation MQVIPAIDLLDGRAVRLHKGSYEEVTVYHESPLEQARIFAEAGFDHIHVVDLNGARSGEFVNLPHIREIISELGISVQTGGGIRKYEDVKMLLDAGLSGIICSSMAIKNESDWVRSLKEHPEAMILGMDLKEGKIAYAGWLETAEESVDSFLGRMIQEGLKEVLCTDISKDGTLSGPNFDLYNRLHNNYPGIRLIASGGVAELSDLETLNSAGIDAVVVGKAYYENRITLEEMASFNY comes from the coding sequence ATGCAAGTAATACCAGCAATTGACCTGCTCGACGGAAGGGCAGTACGCCTTCATAAAGGGTCCTACGAAGAAGTAACGGTTTATCATGAATCTCCTTTGGAACAGGCCCGTATCTTTGCCGAAGCAGGATTCGATCATATACATGTAGTGGACCTGAATGGTGCGCGGTCCGGTGAGTTTGTAAATCTTCCTCATATTCGTGAGATCATATCCGAACTCGGTATTTCGGTTCAGACCGGAGGAGGAATAAGGAAATATGAAGACGTAAAAATGCTGCTGGATGCAGGATTATCGGGGATTATTTGCAGTTCAATGGCCATTAAGAATGAATCTGACTGGGTTCGGTCATTGAAGGAACATCCGGAAGCAATGATACTGGGTATGGATCTGAAAGAGGGCAAGATCGCATACGCCGGCTGGCTGGAAACCGCAGAGGAATCGGTTGATTCATTCCTTGGAAGGATGATTCAGGAAGGCCTGAAGGAAGTACTGTGCACCGATATATCTAAAGACGGAACGCTCAGCGGACCTAATTTTGACCTCTATAACCGCTTACATAACAATTATCCCGGCATCAGGCTGATTGCTTCGGGAGGGGTTGCTGAACTGTCAGATCTGGAAACACTGAACAGTGCCGGTATTGATGCGGTAGTAGTTGGAAAGGCTTATTACGAAAACCGGATCACACTGGAGGAAATGGCTTCCTTCAATTATTAA
- a CDS encoding ABC transporter ATP-binding protein has product MAVIKTTGLTKIYNADQVPVHALNGVDMEIQKGEFTAIVGPSGSGKTTLLNIIGGLDEPTEGSAWIHNTDLTKLSDKELIKFRLNHIGFVFQSYNLIPVLTALENVSFIMQMQGRPAEECRTKSMDLLIEVGLEDKIHKMPSELSGGQQQRVAVARALASKPDFVLADEPTANLDSASTAELLDMMHELNEIEQMTFVFSTHDQRVIDRARRVITLVDGKISEDITRE; this is encoded by the coding sequence ATGGCAGTCATCAAAACAACTGGACTCACAAAAATTTATAATGCAGATCAGGTACCCGTTCATGCTTTGAATGGAGTGGATATGGAGATTCAGAAAGGAGAATTTACTGCCATTGTGGGTCCCTCCGGTTCGGGAAAGACCACACTTCTTAATATTATCGGGGGACTGGATGAACCAACCGAGGGTTCAGCATGGATACATAATACCGACCTCACCAAATTGTCGGATAAAGAATTGATTAAATTCAGGTTGAATCATATTGGGTTCGTATTTCAGTCCTATAATCTGATCCCCGTTCTGACGGCATTGGAAAATGTATCATTTATCATGCAGATGCAGGGCAGACCGGCTGAAGAGTGCCGGACAAAAAGCATGGATCTATTAATTGAGGTCGGTCTGGAAGATAAGATCCATAAAATGCCGTCTGAATTATCAGGCGGGCAGCAGCAGAGAGTGGCAGTAGCCAGAGCTCTTGCTTCAAAGCCTGATTTTGTTCTGGCTGATGAACCCACTGCCAACCTGGACTCTGCATCAACAGCCGAACTGCTGGATATGATGCATGAACTAAATGAGATCGAACAGATGACCTTTGTTTTTTCAACGCACGATCAGCGGGTGATAGACCGGGCGAGAAGGGTGATCACTCTCGTCGACGGTAAGATATCCGAAGATATCACAAGAGAATGA
- a CDS encoding outer membrane lipoprotein-sorting protein yields MKTNCGYISCSDSGTPVCPILIFRNVVCSVVVFLLMLLSPVFNPLKAQSAEEVVRRSYEKMEGESSQARITMKIIRPDWQRSYTMKTWSKGEDFSMVLILSPARDEGTAFLMRENEIWNWLPGVNRTIKLPPSMMSQSWMGSDFSNNDLVRESSIIKDYTYRMLGDTLLSEGEAYMIEMIPKPDAPIVWSKVISYITKENDLYIRAEYYDEDDILIRLMTGKEIKEIGGRIIPTVMEMIPVEEEGNMTVVIYEDIDFNIDISERFFSIQNLKRVD; encoded by the coding sequence ATGAAGACCAATTGCGGTTATATCAGCTGCTCTGATTCAGGCACTCCTGTCTGCCCGATCTTAATATTCCGGAATGTGGTCTGTTCAGTGGTCGTATTTCTGCTCATGCTACTCAGTCCTGTTTTTAATCCACTGAAGGCTCAGTCTGCCGAAGAGGTGGTTCGCAGGTCATATGAAAAAATGGAAGGGGAAAGCTCTCAGGCAAGGATAACAATGAAGATCATTCGTCCTGACTGGCAGAGAAGCTATACCATGAAGACCTGGAGCAAAGGGGAAGACTTCAGCATGGTGCTTATTCTTTCACCTGCCCGGGATGAGGGAACGGCTTTTCTGATGCGTGAGAATGAAATATGGAACTGGCTCCCGGGGGTGAACAGAACCATAAAATTACCGCCGTCTATGATGAGCCAGTCCTGGATGGGTTCCGACTTCTCCAATAATGATCTGGTTCGCGAATCATCCATTATTAAGGATTACACATACCGGATGCTGGGGGATACTCTACTTTCTGAGGGAGAAGCCTATATGATCGAAATGATCCCGAAACCGGATGCGCCTATTGTCTGGTCAAAAGTGATCAGCTATATCACCAAAGAAAATGACCTGTATATCCGCGCTGAATATTATGATGAAGACGATATACTGATCCGGCTAATGACCGGCAAAGAGATTAAAGAGATAGGAGGAAGGATTATACCAACGGTTATGGAGATGATCCCCGTGGAAGAAGAGGGCAATATGACGGTAGTGATCTACGAGGATATTGATTTCAATATTGACATTTCAGAACGCTTCTTCAGCATTCAGAATCTGAAGAGAGTCGACTGA
- a CDS encoding ABC transporter permease, producing the protein MLYFNMAWRNIWRNRRRTLITMLSIIVAVFLSAIMRSMQEGQYDMMIEGSVGKFLGYIQIHQLGYWDDQTLDNAMYYSDSLRSILDSNEQVSHVVPRLNSYALAAGEEQSRPALVLGIDVEAEKFLSEPQSRLQAGSYFDSNSQRSVLIGKEMFSRLNVEVGDSLVLIGQGFRAMSATGLYHISGSVSFPDPQLNKSLVIMPLETAQAFFGAEDHLTSLILIPHRISDIELIRTDVGEKLSADSYEVMSWTEMVPELIQGIQADRGSGMIIILILYMVVGFGILGTVLMMTNERRYEFGVMIAVGTPRHTIAVTLAIELLLLALVASAIGIVASVLVSWYFNVNPIELTGNLAEVMETYSMDPYLPFSLAPSVFINQAGIIFMITLLFSFFPLIKASQLKPVKAMRS; encoded by the coding sequence ATGTTATACTTTAACATGGCCTGGAGAAATATCTGGAGAAACCGCAGGCGGACACTGATCACCATGCTTTCGATTATTGTGGCGGTATTTCTGTCGGCTATCATGCGGTCAATGCAGGAAGGTCAGTATGACATGATGATAGAAGGAAGTGTCGGTAAATTCCTGGGGTATATTCAGATCCATCAGCTTGGGTACTGGGATGATCAGACCCTGGATAATGCAATGTATTATTCTGATTCCCTGCGTAGTATCCTGGATTCTAATGAACAGGTATCCCATGTTGTACCCCGGCTCAATTCATATGCGCTGGCTGCCGGAGAGGAACAAAGTCGGCCGGCACTGGTGCTGGGAATAGATGTGGAAGCCGAAAAGTTCTTAAGTGAACCCCAAAGCAGGCTTCAGGCAGGATCCTACTTCGATTCTAACTCTCAGCGGTCTGTACTGATAGGAAAAGAGATGTTCAGTCGTCTGAATGTTGAGGTGGGTGACAGCCTGGTTCTGATCGGTCAGGGCTTTCGCGCCATGAGTGCAACCGGCCTGTACCACATTTCAGGATCGGTCTCATTTCCCGATCCGCAGCTTAACAAAAGCCTCGTGATCATGCCCCTGGAAACAGCACAGGCTTTTTTTGGTGCTGAAGATCACCTTACTTCGCTGATCCTCATACCGCATCGTATTTCCGATATTGAATTGATCAGAACCGATGTCGGTGAAAAGCTCTCAGCTGACTCTTACGAAGTCATGTCCTGGACAGAAATGGTACCCGAACTCATTCAGGGTATTCAGGCAGACCGGGGAAGCGGGATGATCATTATCCTGATCCTCTACATGGTAGTTGGATTCGGAATCCTTGGAACCGTTCTGATGATGACCAATGAACGCAGATACGAATTTGGAGTCATGATCGCCGTTGGAACCCCCAGACACACCATCGCTGTCACCCTGGCGATTGAATTACTTTTACTTGCTTTAGTAGCTTCTGCGATAGGGATAGTGGCTTCAGTATTGGTGTCTTGGTACTTCAACGTTAATCCAATAGAGTTGACCGGAAATTTGGCTGAAGTGATGGAAACTTATAGTATGGATCCCTATCTGCCTTTTTCTCTGGCTCCATCCGTATTCATTAACCAGGCCGGAATCATCTTCATGATCACTCTCTTATTCAGTTTCTTTCCGTTAATAAAAGCCAGCCAGTTGAAGCCGGTAAAAGCGATGAGGTCCTGA
- a CDS encoding ABC transporter permease, producing MIWTILKLGWKNVWRNPTRSSVVIIAVVLGTWAGIFSAGFFNGFMQDYLDNQIELTTGHIQIMHPEFDDQFDPKFTIPGADKILNELRSDGRVTELIGMSQVTGLAQSTRNSFGVTINGLSATDSLGFISRYLTEGALPDDGMRNPILIGTELAKRLSLGLRSRMVLSFQDISGEITGGAFRVAGIFDSFNDRYDENTVFVLRKDLNRLLGEEDVFHLIRIQTSNLSLSDRMSTDLANTYDQVELKSWKDLSPDLRYLFDMTDLTLYIVMMIIIIGLVFSIINTMLMAVLERTRELGMLRAIGMNKTRTFNMVMWETFFLTMVGSPIGLLLSWLTINYFAGAGIDLSAFAQGLNQYGMATLVYPSLSAPYYFNLMLMIAGAAILSALYPAWRTLQLRPVEAIRKFN from the coding sequence ATGATCTGGACCATATTAAAACTGGGGTGGAAAAATGTCTGGAGGAATCCTACCCGAAGTAGCGTGGTGATCATTGCAGTAGTACTGGGAACCTGGGCCGGGATCTTTTCGGCAGGATTCTTTAACGGATTCATGCAGGATTACCTGGACAATCAGATAGAACTAACCACCGGTCATATTCAGATCATGCATCCGGAATTTGATGATCAGTTTGACCCGAAATTCACAATTCCGGGAGCAGATAAGATACTGAATGAACTGAGATCTGATGGAAGAGTTACAGAGCTTATAGGGATGAGCCAGGTAACCGGGCTTGCCCAGAGTACACGGAACAGCTTCGGGGTCACGATTAACGGATTATCTGCCACAGATTCCCTGGGTTTTATAAGCAGATACCTGACCGAAGGTGCACTTCCGGATGACGGAATGCGTAACCCGATCCTCATTGGAACAGAACTCGCTAAAAGACTGTCGCTAGGTTTACGGTCCAGAATGGTACTCAGTTTTCAGGATATATCCGGAGAGATCACCGGGGGAGCTTTCAGGGTTGCCGGTATCTTTGATTCATTTAATGATCGCTATGATGAAAATACTGTTTTTGTACTCAGAAAAGATCTTAACCGTCTGCTTGGTGAAGAAGACGTTTTTCACCTGATTCGGATACAGACCTCAAACCTGAGTCTTTCTGACAGGATGAGTACCGATCTGGCCAATACTTACGATCAGGTCGAATTGAAAAGCTGGAAAGATCTTTCGCCGGATCTCCGTTACCTCTTCGATATGACCGATCTTACCCTTTATATCGTCATGATGATAATTATCATCGGACTGGTGTTCAGTATTATCAATACCATGCTTATGGCGGTGCTGGAAAGGACACGGGAACTGGGTATGTTACGGGCAATCGGGATGAACAAGACCCGAACTTTTAACATGGTGATGTGGGAAACTTTTTTCCTGACCATGGTAGGGTCACCGATCGGACTTCTGCTGAGCTGGCTGACGATCAACTACTTTGCCGGTGCTGGGATAGACCTGTCAGCTTTTGCTCAGGGTTTGAATCAGTACGGAATGGCGACCCTGGTATACCCGTCCTTATCAGCCCCCTATTATTTTAATCTGATGCTGATGATCGCCGGTGCAGCGATTCTTTCAGCTCTGTATCCCGCCTGGAGAACCTTACAGCTCCGGCCGGTTGAAGCCATTCGGAAATTTAACTGA
- the hisB gene encoding imidazoleglycerol-phosphate dehydratase HisB — MIIQISNTALSDPEGKLPFRSRALRALNLMTDAGHDISLDASSVSDLQMALLEQERIRLIEDSEASDIQIKGENSELILLRGENKSVFDDWDQLTSVILNEARTSTLSRKTAETDINISLNLDGTGKSDISTGLNFFDHMLEQISRHGFIDMELKCDGDLEVDEHHTIEDVAIALGTAIDEALGNKKGIERYAFVLPMDETQATVAIDLSGRPFLVFEGEFSREYVGDLPTEMVKHFFYSLAMNLKATIHVSFAGDNDHHKIEACFKGLARSLKAAVERNERIKNMIPSSKGTL; from the coding sequence ATGATCATACAAATATCAAATACCGCTTTATCAGATCCGGAGGGTAAATTACCTTTCAGAAGCAGAGCACTGCGAGCTCTGAATCTGATGACGGATGCAGGTCATGATATATCTCTGGATGCATCATCAGTCAGTGATCTTCAGATGGCGCTTCTGGAGCAGGAGAGGATACGTCTGATTGAGGATAGTGAAGCATCTGATATACAGATCAAGGGTGAGAATTCAGAGCTCATCCTGTTGAGGGGTGAAAACAAGTCCGTATTTGATGACTGGGATCAGCTCACATCTGTAATCCTGAATGAAGCCCGTACAAGTACTTTAAGCAGAAAAACGGCAGAGACGGATATAAATATATCGCTCAACCTCGATGGTACCGGAAAGTCGGATATTTCCACCGGACTCAATTTTTTTGATCATATGCTGGAACAGATCAGCCGGCATGGATTTATTGATATGGAACTGAAGTGTGACGGTGATCTGGAAGTGGATGAGCATCATACTATTGAAGATGTGGCCATTGCACTGGGTACTGCTATAGATGAGGCCCTTGGTAATAAAAAAGGAATTGAGCGATATGCTTTTGTGTTACCTATGGACGAAACGCAAGCTACCGTGGCAATAGATCTCTCAGGCAGACCTTTTCTGGTCTTTGAGGGAGAGTTTTCAAGAGAATATGTCGGAGATCTTCCGACAGAAATGGTTAAACATTTTTTTTACAGTCTTGCTATGAACTTGAAAGCCACAATACATGTTAGTTTCGCCGGTGATAATGATCACCACAAGATCGAAGCCTGTTTCAAAGGTCTGGCAAGATCCCTGAAAGCAGCTGTCGAAAGAAATGAGAGAATCAAAAATATGATACCCAGTTCAAAGGGTACCCTTTAG